A single region of the Planifilum fulgidum genome encodes:
- a CDS encoding 2-oxoacid:ferredoxin oxidoreductase subunit beta, whose amino-acid sequence MATFKQFRNKVKPNWCPGCGDFSVLAAMQRAFANLGLEPEDVAIVSGIGCSGRISGYLNAYGFHGIHGRALPIAQGLKLANRDLTVVAAGGDGDGFAIGMGHTIHAIRRNVDITYIVMDNQVYGLTKGQTSPRSEVGFKTKSTPMGSIESPLSPMEMALTVGAGFVAQGFSSDLKQLTRLIEEGIKHKGFSLINVYSPCVTYNKINTYDWFKDHLVNLDEEEGYDPSDRTMAMQKLMEHNSLVTGIIYQDKNRPSYEDMIPGFRKEPLAKQDLTLPREKFEELVAEFS is encoded by the coding sequence ATGGCCACGTTTAAACAATTCCGGAACAAAGTGAAACCCAACTGGTGCCCGGGGTGTGGAGACTTTTCCGTGTTGGCCGCCATGCAGCGCGCCTTCGCCAATCTCGGCTTGGAGCCGGAAGATGTGGCGATCGTTTCGGGGATCGGATGCTCCGGCCGGATTTCCGGCTATCTCAACGCATACGGTTTTCACGGCATTCACGGCCGCGCCCTTCCCATCGCCCAGGGGCTGAAGCTGGCCAACCGGGATCTGACGGTGGTTGCCGCAGGCGGTGACGGAGACGGCTTTGCCATCGGGATGGGCCATACGATTCACGCGATTCGGCGCAATGTGGACATCACCTACATTGTGATGGATAACCAGGTATACGGTTTGACGAAGGGGCAAACCTCTCCCCGCAGCGAAGTGGGGTTCAAAACGAAGAGCACGCCGATGGGATCGATTGAATCGCCCCTGTCGCCGATGGAAATGGCTTTGACGGTCGGGGCGGGCTTTGTGGCCCAAGGGTTTTCCAGCGATCTGAAGCAGTTGACGCGCCTGATCGAAGAGGGGATCAAACACAAGGGGTTCTCCCTCATCAATGTGTACAGCCCCTGCGTGACTTACAACAAGATCAACACCTATGACTGGTTCAAGGATCATTTGGTGAACCTGGATGAGGAAGAGGGGTACGATCCCTCCGACCGCACCATGGCGATGCAGAAATTGATGGAACACAACAGCCTGGTGACGGGAATCATTTATCAGGACAAGAACCGCCCCTCCTATGAGGACATGATTCCCGGATTCCGCAAGGAGCCCCTTGCCAAACAGGATCTGACCCTGCCCCGCGAAAAATTTGAGGAATTGGTCGCGGAATTTTCCTGA
- a CDS encoding MBL fold metallo-hydrolase, protein MKWRVLGCHSPFPGPGGATPGYLLEAEGRRILIDCGSGVLSKLAQMCPPYRLDAVILSHLHHDHIADFFVLQYAVGTAMRRGWRREPLPVYAPTRPEKWGNLLSYGDAIRLHPIREGEKCILGGWEATFFRTDHAVPCFAVRLEGFGRTILYGADAGPKTDWTRMAREPDLFVCEGTFLERDLPEEPVGHLSVRQAAEAAELLRARGLLLTHLFPEYGRAEIEEEVKGSYSGRWWLAETGLVLPL, encoded by the coding sequence ATGAAGTGGAGAGTCCTCGGATGCCATTCACCGTTTCCGGGTCCCGGCGGCGCCACCCCCGGATATCTGCTGGAGGCGGAGGGGCGGAGGATCCTGATCGACTGCGGCAGCGGTGTGCTGTCCAAACTGGCCCAAATGTGTCCCCCGTACCGCCTGGATGCGGTGATTTTGTCCCATCTTCATCACGACCACATCGCCGACTTCTTCGTATTGCAGTATGCCGTCGGAACGGCGATGCGCCGGGGATGGCGGCGGGAGCCCCTTCCGGTGTACGCTCCCACCCGTCCCGAAAAATGGGGGAATCTCCTTTCCTACGGCGACGCGATCCGGCTTCATCCCATCCGGGAGGGGGAAAAATGCATCCTCGGCGGGTGGGAAGCGACCTTTTTCCGGACGGATCACGCCGTTCCCTGCTTTGCGGTTCGTCTGGAGGGGTTTGGACGCACCATTTTGTACGGGGCCGATGCGGGGCCGAAAACGGATTGGACCAGGATGGCGAGGGAGCCCGATCTGTTTGTCTGCGAAGGCACGTTTTTGGAGCGGGACCTTCCCGAGGAGCCCGTCGGCCATTTGTCGGTCAGGCAGGCGGCGGAGGCGGCGGAGCTCCTTCGGGCCAGGGGACTGCTGCTGACCCACCTGTTTCCGGAATATGGTCGCGCCGAGATCGAAGAGGAGGTAAAGGGAAGCTATTCGGGGCGGTGGTGGCTGGCGGAGACCGGATTGGTCCTGCCTTTGTGA